The stretch of DNA TTGGCGCGGTCGGGTGGAATGGCACTTCCGTCAGGTGATCGCCGATCCGGATGAAGACGAAGGCCACGAGTGCGAAGTGGTGGTCGGTGGTGAATGGCTGCCGTTGTGGGAAGAAGCCCAGGACGAAGAGGCTGCCTGCCGGCAGTTGCAGGAAGGCGGTTTCAATGACGCGCCCAAGGCGCTCAGGGCGCTGGCCGGCCTGCGTGGCAGCCCGCAATTGCGAGCCATGCAGCGTTTGGGGCGCGAACGCCTAGATGCCTTTATTCCCCGCCTGCTGGCCCAGGCGGTGGAACATGCTAATCCGGACCTGGTGCTGGAGCGCGTGTTGCCGCTGGTCGAGGCGGTGGCGCGACGTTCTGCCTATCTGGTACTGCTCACCGAGAACCCTGGGGCCTTGCGCCGCTTGTTGACCCTGTGTGCTGCCAGCCCGTGGATCGCCGAACAGATCACCCGTTTCCCGCTGCTGCTCGATGAGTTGCTCAACGAAGGCCGGCTGTTCAAGCCGCCACTGGCGCCGGAGCTGGCCGCCGAGTTGCGCGAACGCCTGACGCGTATTCCCGAGGACGACCTGGAGCAGCAGATGGAGGCGCTGCGCCACTTCAAGCTGGCTCACCGCCTGCGGGTGGCGGCCTCGGAAATCGCCGGCAGCCTGCCGTTGATGAAGGTCAGCGATTACCTGACCTGGCTGGCCGAGGCGATCCTCGAACAGGTGCTGGCCCTGGCCTGGCGCCAGACCGTGGCCAAATACGGCGCTCCGCAGCGCACCGATGGCAGCTTGTGCGATCCCGGCTTCATTATTGTCGGTTACGGGAAAGTCGGCGGCCTGGAACTCGGGCATGGTTCCGACCTGGACCTGGTGTTCATCCATGACGGCGATCCGCAGGCGGAAACCGATGGCCCGAAACCGATCGACGGCGCGCAGTTCTTCACCCGCCTGGGCCAGCGGATCATTCACCTGCTGACCACCCAGACCAACTCCGGCCAGCTGTACGAAGTGGACATGCGTTTGCGGCCGTCCGGGGCGTCGGGCTTGCTGGTGAGTTCGTTGGGGGCTTTCGCCCGTTACCAGGAGAACGAAGCCTGGACCTGGGAGCATCAGGCGCTGGTGCGTGCCCGGGTGCTGGTGGGTAGCCAGGATGTCGGCCAGGCCTTCGAGAAAGTGCGGGCGGCGGTGCTGGGGCGGGCCCGTGATCTGCCCAAGTTGCAGCAGGAGGTCAGCGAGATGCGGGCCAAGATGCGCGACAACCTGGGGACCAGGGCGACGGCTGCCGGAACCGCGGCAAATGCCTTCGAGGCCACGGCGCCGTTCGACCTCAAGCAGGACGCCGGAGGTATCGTCGACATCGAATTTATGGTGCAATACGCGGCCCTGGCGTGGTCGCAAGAGCACCCGTCATTGCTGCGCTACACCGACAATATCCGCATTCTGGAAGGTCTGGAGGAAGTCGGGCTGATGCCCGCGACCGACGCCAGTCTGTTGCGCGAGGTCTATAAGGCCTACCGCTCCGCGGCTCACCGCCAGGCCTTGCAGAACGAGGCCGGGGTCATCGCCGGCGACCAGTTCGCCAGCGAGCGACGGGAGGTATTGCGGATTTGGCGCGAGCTGGGGCTAAGCTAGGCAGCGTGCGCTGCGTTGCCACAAATGTATCCGGCGAGCCAGGTTGCGGCTCG from Pseudomonas chlororaphis subsp. chlororaphis encodes:
- the glnE gene encoding bifunctional [glutamate--ammonia ligase]-adenylyl-L-tyrosine phosphorylase/[glutamate--ammonia-ligase] adenylyltransferase, producing the protein MSLPALAELPATLLPFVSRAEQSFRSAVSTLDDDHGLAAWTPERWAEFARVSAASDFFIEQSLRDPLMLLELVRGGELDRGFGPGELCAQIAAAVQQATSEDELGRVLRRQRNRHQVRIIWRDLTRQADLVQTCRDLSDMADACIDQAYQWLYQRHCEQFGVPTGRRSGEPQQMVILGMGKLGAVELNLSSDIDLIFAYPEGGETVGVKRALDNQEFFIRLGQRLIKALDPMTVDGFVFRVDMRLRPYGSAGALVLSFNALEQYYQDQGRDWERYAMIKARVVAGDQIAGAQLLDMLRPFVYRRYLDFSAIEALRTMKQLIQQEVRRKGMADNIKLGSGGIREVEFIAQAFQLIHGGRDLSLQQRPLLKVLTTLEGQGYLPPAVIAELREGYEFLRYTEHAIQAIADRQTQMLPDNPQDQARIAFMLGFADWAAFHERLMYWRGRVEWHFRQVIADPDEDEGHECEVVVGGEWLPLWEEAQDEEAACRQLQEGGFNDAPKALRALAGLRGSPQLRAMQRLGRERLDAFIPRLLAQAVEHANPDLVLERVLPLVEAVARRSAYLVLLTENPGALRRLLTLCAASPWIAEQITRFPLLLDELLNEGRLFKPPLAPELAAELRERLTRIPEDDLEQQMEALRHFKLAHRLRVAASEIAGSLPLMKVSDYLTWLAEAILEQVLALAWRQTVAKYGAPQRTDGSLCDPGFIIVGYGKVGGLELGHGSDLDLVFIHDGDPQAETDGPKPIDGAQFFTRLGQRIIHLLTTQTNSGQLYEVDMRLRPSGASGLLVSSLGAFARYQENEAWTWEHQALVRARVLVGSQDVGQAFEKVRAAVLGRARDLPKLQQEVSEMRAKMRDNLGTRATAAGTAANAFEATAPFDLKQDAGGIVDIEFMVQYAALAWSQEHPSLLRYTDNIRILEGLEEVGLMPATDASLLREVYKAYRSAAHRQALQNEAGVIAGDQFASERREVLRIWRELGLS